The following proteins come from a genomic window of Methanocella conradii HZ254:
- a CDS encoding type II toxin-antitoxin system HicB family antitoxin encodes MVKYMIIIEKAKNNYSAYCPDLPGVIATGKTKETIEKMREAIIFHIEGLKREKMEIPNMFAKSEHVHSYINMFTKSEHLRSSL; translated from the coding sequence ATGGTCAAGTATATGATTATCATTGAGAAGGCAAAAAACAATTATTCAGCTTACTGCCCCGACTTGCCCGGGGTTATCGCTACGGGCAAAACTAAAGAAACTATAGAAAAAATGAGGGAGGCCATCATATTCCATATTGAAGGCCTAAAGCGAGAAAAAATGGAGATACCTAATATGTTCGCCAAAAGTGAACATGTTCACTCATATATAAATATGTTCACTAAAAGTGAACATTTAAGAAGCTCACTATGA
- a CDS encoding DedA family protein, which yields MVLFELVSTYITDFISAIGYVGIFILMTLESACMPVPSEIVMPFSGFAVQRGELNFFLVGLAGSMGCLAGSVLSYVVGYYGGRPLLEKYGKYVLINEHEIRMADRWFNRYGDKVVFIARLLPIVRTFISLPAGVARMDFKKFSVYSFVGSVPWCFALAYAGVVLGESWTMLEGYWIYFDIATMLGVAGVLAYFGYKVFVKNGVLDAILRARN from the coding sequence TTGGTATTATTCGAATTAGTGAGCACGTATATTACGGATTTTATAAGCGCCATAGGGTATGTAGGCATTTTCATATTGATGACGCTTGAGAGCGCATGCATGCCCGTTCCGAGCGAGATCGTGATGCCCTTCAGCGGCTTCGCCGTCCAGCGCGGCGAGCTGAACTTCTTCCTGGTGGGATTGGCGGGCAGCATGGGGTGCCTTGCAGGCTCGGTGCTCTCCTACGTGGTGGGCTATTATGGCGGAAGGCCTTTGCTCGAAAAATACGGGAAATACGTGCTCATAAATGAGCACGAGATAAGGATGGCGGACAGGTGGTTCAATCGCTACGGGGATAAGGTTGTGTTCATAGCCAGGCTTCTTCCGATAGTCCGCACCTTCATATCTCTGCCCGCCGGCGTCGCGAGGATGGACTTTAAGAAATTCTCCGTGTACTCGTTCGTCGGCTCGGTCCCATGGTGCTTTGCGCTGGCATATGCTGGAGTTGTGCTCGGCGAGAGCTGGACGATGCTGGAAGGCTACTGGATATACTTCGATATAGCCACAATGCTGGGAGTGGCCGGGGTACTGGCGTATTTCGGCTATAAGGTTTTCGTGAAAAATGGCGTTTTAGATGCCATTCTCAGGGCCAGGAATTGA
- a CDS encoding HEPN domain-containing protein, translating to MQSALNQFQENITRVRSLGSLYKRIRNQTTSILDLSDILRAELVLGVSALDQYIHEITRIGMIEAYKNNRNQTDAFKKFDCSLENIIQSHQDPSTITWLDNEIRKKHGWLAFEQPDKIADAIRLISDVKLWEEVSVLINKNPQDTKDKLKEIVIRRNKIAHEADIDHSHPNTLWPIDEKYVDESINFIEQIVNAIHNVIK from the coding sequence ATGCAAAGTGCACTTAATCAATTTCAAGAAAATATAACAAGAGTAAGAAGTCTTGGATCATTATATAAAAGAATAAGAAATCAAACAACTTCTATCCTTGATTTATCCGATATTTTAAGAGCTGAATTGGTATTAGGAGTAAGTGCGCTTGATCAATATATTCATGAAATAACCAGGATAGGTATGATCGAAGCATATAAAAATAACCGTAATCAAACAGATGCTTTTAAAAAATTTGATTGTTCATTAGAAAATATCATACAGAGCCACCAAGACCCTTCTACAATAACCTGGTTAGATAATGAAATTAGAAAAAAACATGGTTGGTTGGCATTCGAGCAACCAGATAAAATAGCTGATGCTATAAGACTTATTTCAGATGTTAAATTATGGGAAGAAGTAAGTGTATTGATTAACAAAAATCCACAAGATACCAAAGATAAGCTAAAAGAAATTGTAATACGTAGAAATAAGATTGCTCACGAGGCTGATATAGACCATTCACATCCAAACACACTTTGGCCGATTGATGAAAAATATGTTGATGAATCAATAAATTTTATAGAACAAATTGTTAATGCTATTCATAATGTAATAAAATAA
- a CDS encoding XRE family transcriptional regulator, translating to MMPKKSPTISVKPDVLKWLRESSGWTINEVSKRLNITEEWIKKWESGDENPTLNEIKELSDAYKRPLAAFFLSSPVKEPSLPQDFRRLPGASKPFSRKTLRAIHKAMNLQDIGRELLENLNLDIETDVSRANLRDDPEKVAREERHKLGVSIEDQFKWKNPYEAFKAWRSAIEQKNILVFQFPMELEELRGFTLLELSPYAIVVNSSDIVEARIFTLIHEYGHILLHEPALCTPETPLNDGSHGASVERWCNQFAGAFLLPSDDIKSSFERCGLTKYSKIASRYKVSRAATLTRLVNLRLISLDKYNEEMSKLPINIYKEQGGIGKPSKRIRQAMGDTFISLVLENSHKGFITNNDALSYLGIKTAHLKELLGHKS from the coding sequence ATGATGCCGAAAAAGTCGCCCACCATTTCTGTAAAACCAGATGTACTTAAATGGTTACGAGAAAGCTCAGGTTGGACTATAAACGAAGTAAGCAAACGCCTAAACATCACAGAAGAATGGATTAAAAAATGGGAGAGTGGGGATGAAAACCCCACCTTAAATGAAATTAAAGAATTATCTGACGCGTATAAGCGGCCTTTAGCTGCTTTTTTCCTTTCAAGCCCTGTAAAAGAGCCGTCATTGCCCCAAGATTTTAGAAGGCTGCCTGGGGCCTCAAAACCCTTCTCAAGAAAGACACTTCGAGCGATTCATAAAGCGATGAATCTACAGGATATTGGTAGAGAACTTCTGGAAAATCTTAATTTGGATATAGAAACAGATGTTAGTCGAGCTAATTTAAGAGATGATCCAGAAAAAGTCGCACGTGAAGAGCGTCACAAACTAGGCGTCTCAATCGAAGATCAGTTTAAATGGAAGAATCCATATGAAGCATTCAAAGCCTGGCGGAGTGCCATTGAGCAAAAAAATATATTGGTTTTTCAGTTCCCGATGGAACTTGAAGAGCTCCGCGGCTTTACTTTGTTAGAATTATCGCCTTATGCCATAGTTGTTAATTCGTCTGATATCGTAGAAGCGCGCATCTTCACCCTCATACACGAGTATGGGCACATTCTATTGCACGAGCCTGCCCTTTGTACGCCTGAGACGCCTCTTAATGATGGAAGCCATGGGGCATCCGTTGAGAGATGGTGTAACCAATTTGCAGGTGCATTCCTGCTTCCTTCAGATGATATAAAATCTTCCTTCGAGCGTTGTGGCCTTACAAAATATAGCAAAATCGCTAGTAGATATAAAGTTAGTCGAGCCGCCACACTTACACGGCTTGTCAACTTAAGATTAATCAGTTTAGATAAATATAACGAAGAGATGAGTAAGCTGCCTATAAATATTTATAAAGAGCAAGGTGGTATTGGAAAGCCTTCTAAACGCATACGACAAGCTATGGGAGATACGTTTATCTCACTGGTACTAGAAAATTCTCATAAAGGCTTTATAACAAATAATGACGCTCTTAGTTATTTGGGTATTAAGACAGCTCATTTAAAAGAGTTACTGGGGCATAAGTCGTGA
- a CDS encoding site-specific DNA-methyltransferase: MVYMVGASGSSDKRDIEQYQHKGKERCYNPPVGLVTPETDKDEEKKLYEYDPHLDPQLWWAGKMAHMKFEVPTVSLHVHERIDPLTIIKAVKRKNGDTRQVSLFEYNEENPPLREAIEFYRHRHNWSNRLIAGDSLLVMNSLLEKEGMAGKVQMIYIDPPYGIKYGSNFQPFVNKRDVKDGKDEDLTQEPEMVKAFRDTWELGIHSYLTYLRDRLLLAKELLHESGSIFVQISDENVHHVRELLDEIFGSKNFVGIIVFSKTTGFSGKTLSSIADFLVWYSKDINKIKYHQLYREKQAGDEGATKYRPVSSYKSIPEGLFDKNRLVTLADLTSQGSLSSSNQEFIFNGKSWYPPTGLHWKTTIEGLNRLASAGRIIIEGNSLRYLRFLDDFPVYPISNIWIDVGGIQNRIEGKIYVVQTSTLAIQRCILMTTDPGDLVFDPTCGSGTTAYVAEQWGRRWITCDTSRVAITLAKQRLMTALFDYYELAYPEQGVGSGFRYKTVPHITLKSIANDEPPTQEILYDQPYIDRSKVRVTGPFTVEAVPAPTVKPLTEIEDTQQADESVTRSGETLRQAEWRDELFKTGIRGKGGQKIEFSRVEPLPGAKWLHADAETKENSPQRVVISFGPEHMPLEQKQVELAIEEAQKLIPKPKIVVFAAFHFDPEAAKDIDETRWPGVTLLKVQMNTDLLTEDLKKKRASNESFMLIGQPDVELESLGNGKYKVSVHGFDYYNTKTGVIESGGKEKIAMWMLDTDYDGRSLYPRQVFFPMAGEKEGWAKLAKNLKAEIDEELIEAYRGTESLPFTPGPNKRIAVKIVDDRGIESLKIMSVE, translated from the coding sequence ATGGTCTATATGGTGGGTGCATCTGGTTCTTCCGATAAAAGGGACATCGAGCAGTATCAGCATAAGGGCAAGGAGCGTTGCTATAACCCTCCTGTTGGCCTCGTGACGCCGGAAACGGACAAGGACGAGGAAAAGAAGCTGTACGAGTACGATCCGCATCTTGACCCGCAGCTCTGGTGGGCGGGGAAGATGGCGCACATGAAGTTCGAGGTGCCCACCGTATCTTTACACGTCCACGAGCGCATCGATCCTTTAACGATTATAAAGGCCGTTAAGAGGAAAAATGGCGATACTCGCCAGGTCTCATTGTTTGAGTATAACGAGGAGAACCCGCCGCTTCGTGAGGCTATCGAGTTTTATAGGCATAGGCATAACTGGTCGAACCGGCTCATAGCGGGCGACTCGCTACTTGTGATGAACTCGCTGCTGGAAAAAGAGGGCATGGCCGGGAAAGTGCAGATGATATACATAGACCCGCCGTATGGCATCAAATACGGGTCAAATTTCCAGCCGTTCGTAAATAAGCGGGATGTGAAAGATGGCAAAGATGAAGATTTGACACAAGAACCTGAGATGGTTAAAGCATTCAGGGATACGTGGGAATTAGGGATTCATTCTTATTTAACTTATTTAAGAGACAGATTGCTTTTAGCTAAAGAATTACTACATGAAAGTGGAAGCATTTTTGTTCAAATATCTGATGAAAATGTGCATCATGTAAGAGAATTATTAGATGAAATATTTGGGTCTAAAAATTTTGTTGGAATAATAGTGTTTTCAAAAACAACAGGATTTTCTGGTAAAACTCTTTCATCAATAGCAGATTTTCTTGTATGGTATTCGAAAGATATTAACAAAATAAAATATCATCAATTATATCGTGAAAAACAAGCTGGTGATGAGGGAGCGACAAAATATCGGCCAGTATCTTCCTATAAATCAATCCCTGAGGGACTATTTGATAAAAATCGATTAGTAACATTAGCCGATTTAACCTCTCAGGGATCATTATCCAGTTCTAATCAAGAATTTATTTTTAATGGAAAATCTTGGTACCCACCTACAGGATTGCATTGGAAAACAACAATAGAAGGATTAAATCGATTAGCTTCAGCGGGTAGAATTATAATAGAAGGTAATTCTCTTAGATATTTGCGCTTTTTAGATGATTTTCCAGTATATCCGATATCAAATATTTGGATCGATGTAGGCGGTATACAAAATCGTATTGAAGGCAAAATTTACGTAGTTCAAACTTCAACTTTAGCAATTCAAAGGTGTATCCTAATGACCACCGACCCGGGCGACCTTGTCTTCGATCCGACCTGCGGCTCTGGCACAACTGCATACGTGGCGGAACAATGGGGGCGCAGATGGATCACCTGTGATACTTCCAGAGTAGCTATAACTTTAGCCAAGCAGCGCTTAATGACAGCCCTCTTCGACTACTACGAGCTCGCCTACCCGGAGCAGGGCGTCGGCAGCGGCTTCAGATACAAGACAGTACCACACATCACGCTAAAGTCAATAGCAAACGACGAGCCGCCAACACAGGAAATCCTCTACGACCAGCCATACATAGACAGGTCAAAAGTAAGGGTAACAGGGCCATTCACGGTAGAGGCGGTACCGGCGCCCACGGTAAAGCCGCTCACAGAGATAGAAGACACACAACAGGCGGATGAATCGGTAACACGCTCAGGCGAGACATTGAGGCAGGCCGAGTGGCGTGACGAGCTATTCAAGACGGGCATAAGAGGCAAGGGAGGACAAAAGATAGAGTTCTCAAGGGTAGAGCCGCTACCGGGCGCAAAATGGCTGCATGCGGACGCCGAGACAAAAGAAAACAGCCCGCAAAGAGTCGTAATATCATTCGGGCCAGAACACATGCCACTAGAGCAAAAACAGGTAGAGCTCGCAATCGAAGAGGCACAAAAGCTCATACCAAAGCCAAAAATCGTCGTATTCGCAGCGTTCCACTTCGACCCGGAGGCCGCCAAGGACATCGACGAGACCAGGTGGCCGGGGGTAACGCTACTAAAAGTACAGATGAACACAGACCTCCTCACCGAAGACCTCAAGAAAAAGCGGGCCAGCAACGAGAGCTTCATGCTGATAGGCCAGCCCGACGTCGAGCTGGAAAGCCTTGGCAACGGAAAATACAAAGTCTCCGTACACGGCTTTGACTATTATAACACGAAGACGGGCGTCATAGAATCTGGAGGCAAGGAAAAGATAGCAATGTGGATGCTCGACACGGACTACGACGGAAGAAGCCTCTATCCCCGCCAGGTATTCTTCCCCATGGCAGGGGAAAAGGAAGGATGGGCAAAGCTGGCAAAGAATCTCAAAGCAGAGATCGATGAAGAGCTAATTGAGGCGTACAGAGGCACCGAGTCGCTGCCGTTCACGCCAGGGCCTAACAAGCGCATAGCCGTAAAAATAGTAGACGACAGGGGGATCGAAAGCCTAAAGATAATGAGCGTGGAATGA
- a CDS encoding PHP domain-containing protein, with the protein MLKYDLHMHTIYSRDGAIKPADAIRIARKRGLDGIAITDHGTIRGGLEAQKLKPEGIEIICGAEIKTDRGDVIGLFLNEEIRQADHMEVIEAIRRQGGVVVIPHPFDSVRSSAFWLTDKDSKKMDALEAINARCVFKRSNRMASAYADQFHVCKVGGSDAHFGAEIANAGTLVPEGEDVAEAIRKGHTVAYGRRSLPFFHVLTTALLMERRVIRPLAKTR; encoded by the coding sequence ATGCTAAAATACGACCTACACATGCATACCATTTATTCCAGGGATGGAGCCATCAAGCCCGCCGATGCCATCCGCATCGCCAGGAAGCGCGGCCTCGACGGCATCGCCATAACGGACCACGGGACCATCAGGGGCGGCCTCGAAGCCCAAAAACTAAAGCCTGAGGGCATCGAAATAATCTGCGGCGCCGAGATAAAGACGGACAGGGGAGACGTGATAGGGCTATTCCTAAACGAGGAGATACGCCAGGCCGACCATATGGAAGTCATAGAGGCCATACGCAGACAGGGCGGCGTCGTGGTCATCCCCCATCCATTCGATAGCGTGAGGAGTTCCGCCTTCTGGCTCACTGATAAGGACTCTAAAAAGATGGATGCACTGGAGGCCATAAATGCCAGGTGCGTGTTTAAGCGGTCCAACAGGATGGCCAGCGCCTACGCCGACCAGTTTCACGTCTGCAAGGTTGGAGGCAGTGACGCCCACTTTGGGGCGGAGATAGCGAACGCAGGGACGCTTGTCCCTGAAGGCGAGGACGTGGCGGAGGCTATCCGGAAAGGCCATACTGTGGCGTATGGCCGGCGCTCGCTTCCCTTTTTCCACGTTCTTACGACGGCGCTTTTGATGGAAAGGCGCGTCATCAGGCCATTGGCTAAGACAAGATAA
- a CDS encoding phosphate signaling complex PhoU family protein, translating to METRKVQITGGTTLIVSLPKSWVNKVNLSPGDEVALKPQPDGSLSICTKNQRNVHHSRTIFIDGKDGDNLVREVIAAYIAGYTSIELKASKILSKQRDTVRKTVNMLIGPEIIEETLDKIVLQDILNPAELSVKKSIRRMHMMTRAMQENAIRALKEKDFDLAKDVIERDNEVDKLFLLVSKQFRMVMRDISIADKFDMSMEEHLDMRLASYPLERIGDHASKMCSQVIMIGDKKLPESIVNAIEEVNALSMRAVEDAVEALFKKNIDMANTTFIHRNDLTKRLLKIEEEVIGLNSEVSLPLGIILDSIDRTCDYGCNIAEIAINSAVSEP from the coding sequence ATGGAAACCCGCAAAGTCCAGATAACGGGGGGCACAACGCTCATCGTATCTCTGCCCAAGTCATGGGTAAATAAGGTAAACCTCAGCCCCGGCGATGAGGTGGCGCTGAAGCCCCAGCCAGACGGCTCATTATCGATATGCACGAAGAACCAGCGTAACGTCCACCACTCAAGGACTATCTTCATAGATGGGAAGGATGGGGATAACCTGGTAAGGGAGGTCATTGCCGCCTATATAGCTGGCTATACCTCCATCGAGCTCAAGGCCAGCAAAATCCTTTCAAAGCAGCGCGATACGGTAAGGAAGACCGTGAACATGCTCATCGGGCCGGAAATCATCGAGGAGACCCTCGACAAGATAGTATTGCAGGACATCCTTAACCCGGCCGAGCTCTCGGTGAAAAAAAGCATACGCCGGATGCACATGATGACGAGGGCCATGCAGGAGAACGCCATAAGGGCCTTAAAGGAAAAGGACTTTGACCTGGCCAAAGACGTTATAGAGAGGGACAACGAGGTCGATAAGCTGTTCCTGCTGGTCTCTAAGCAGTTCCGGATGGTGATGCGTGACATATCCATAGCCGATAAGTTCGATATGAGCATGGAGGAGCACCTCGACATGCGGCTTGCCTCCTATCCGCTGGAAAGGATTGGCGACCATGCTTCCAAGATGTGCAGCCAGGTTATCATGATTGGCGATAAAAAGCTGCCCGAGAGCATTGTTAATGCCATCGAGGAAGTTAATGCGTTATCGATGAGGGCTGTCGAGGATGCCGTTGAGGCCCTTTTTAAGAAGAATATAGATATGGCGAATACGACTTTCATTCATCGCAATGACTTAACTAAAAGATTGCTGAAGATCGAGGAGGAGGTCATCGGCCTCAACTCGGAGGTCTCATTGCCGCTTGGCATCATCCTTGATAGCATAGACAGGACGTGCGACTATGGCTGTAACATTGCCGAGATTGCCATAAACTCGGCAGTCTCCGAGCCATAG
- a CDS encoding DUF4411 family protein: MAGNTFYVIDTSSLIDYNYYYPMSNFESVWKKLDGLILEGRLGAPSQVLKELECKDDEVTSWARKHPALFFEISQYQVEKVKEILGKFKGLIRAAYGLEQADPFVVALACERMYGPQKDLFQHEVCVVTRSRCMVIGREYL, from the coding sequence TTGGCAGGTAATACGTTTTACGTTATTGATACCTCATCGCTTATAGATTATAACTATTATTATCCCATGTCTAATTTTGAGTCGGTCTGGAAAAAACTGGACGGATTGATTCTCGAAGGCCGGCTAGGCGCTCCTTCGCAGGTTTTAAAAGAGCTTGAATGTAAAGATGATGAAGTTACATCATGGGCTAGAAAGCACCCTGCTCTCTTTTTTGAGATTTCTCAGTACCAGGTTGAAAAGGTTAAAGAAATACTTGGTAAATTTAAAGGGTTGATACGTGCGGCCTATGGTCTGGAACAAGCTGACCCGTTTGTCGTGGCGTTAGCATGTGAGCGAATGTATGGGCCGCAAAAGGATCTATTTCAGCATGAGGTATGTGTGGTTACCAGGAGCAGATGCATGGTAATAGGGAGAGAATACCTTTAG
- a CDS encoding SAM-dependent methyltransferase, translating into MPRKKRDVFYNKAKQMGYRSRAAFKLKFINEKFGIIKAGDVVVDLGAAPGGWLQVAKELSGGTVIGVDLQKIEPIEGVITIKGDMTSPETQQKIFEKVEKVNVVICDAAPNLTGNWALDHARSIDLAKTALDVASRLLVPGGNFLVKVFQGDLYQGFVEEAEKRFSRVYTYKSPASRAQSAEIYVIGKGFLTTKIRKGDVLDVTIEGIGKGGDGIARVDGFIIFVKGAKKGGRVKIRVTDVKPEFGFGKAEK; encoded by the coding sequence ATGCCACGGAAAAAGAGAGACGTTTTCTATAATAAGGCCAAGCAGATGGGATACCGCTCCCGCGCCGCCTTTAAGCTCAAGTTCATAAACGAGAAGTTTGGCATAATTAAGGCAGGAGACGTGGTAGTGGACCTCGGGGCTGCGCCTGGCGGATGGCTACAGGTTGCCAAAGAGCTTTCGGGAGGCACAGTCATCGGGGTGGACCTGCAAAAGATCGAGCCCATAGAAGGCGTCATCACGATTAAAGGCGATATGACTTCCCCGGAGACGCAGCAGAAGATATTCGAAAAAGTCGAGAAGGTTAATGTCGTTATCTGCGATGCTGCGCCAAACCTTACAGGAAACTGGGCGCTGGACCATGCCAGGTCCATTGACCTCGCAAAGACTGCGCTGGATGTGGCCTCCAGGCTGCTCGTCCCGGGCGGCAACTTTCTGGTAAAGGTCTTCCAGGGCGACCTTTACCAGGGCTTCGTGGAAGAGGCGGAAAAGAGGTTTTCCCGCGTATATACCTATAAGTCGCCCGCATCTAGGGCGCAGAGCGCCGAGATATACGTCATAGGCAAGGGCTTTTTAACCACGAAAATCAGAAAAGGCGATGTCCTGGACGTCACCATTGAGGGCATTGGCAAGGGTGGCGACGGCATCGCACGCGTGGACGGCTTCATAATATTCGTCAAAGGAGCGAAGAAAGGCGGCAGAGTAAAGATAAGGGTGACCGACGTGAAGCCTGAGTTCGGCTTTGGCAAGGCCGAAAAATGA
- the mch gene encoding methenyltetrahydromethanopterin cyclohydrolase codes for MISVNENVTKYVDTLLDREEEYGIKSYYLENKATVIDCGVSMPGSIGAGILFAEISLGGLGKVSVVPGIIDSYYINFAQVYMDQPAIACLGSQKPGWKLKTEGFSGTAYGPARALSQKPKAIYTAIDYSDDSEVAVINIEAQAMPGVKEMDYIAKQCSTDPECMVALVARPNSIVGSVVNGTRAVEWAMNRLLQLGYDVKNVSSASGACPIAPLKKDDMQFIGASFDGISYYGLAYLYVKARDDRFRDATSQTSKSYGRGFLALLKESQGDYSKVDPTLFAPARIMVNGLQDGSLEAYGKLDPAMLLGSYGLKS; via the coding sequence ATGATATCGGTCAACGAGAACGTCACGAAGTATGTGGATACGTTGCTTGACAGGGAAGAAGAGTATGGCATTAAGTCCTATTATCTTGAGAACAAGGCGACCGTCATCGATTGCGGCGTGAGCATGCCCGGCAGCATAGGGGCGGGAATCCTTTTTGCAGAGATTAGCCTGGGTGGCCTTGGAAAGGTCTCGGTCGTGCCCGGGATCATCGATAGCTATTATATCAATTTTGCCCAGGTGTACATGGACCAGCCCGCAATCGCTTGCCTCGGCTCACAGAAGCCCGGCTGGAAGCTGAAGACCGAGGGGTTCTCGGGCACGGCCTATGGCCCCGCGAGGGCGCTCTCCCAGAAGCCAAAGGCCATCTATACTGCCATTGACTATTCGGATGACTCCGAGGTCGCCGTAATAAACATCGAGGCCCAGGCCATGCCGGGCGTGAAGGAAATGGACTACATCGCGAAGCAATGCTCGACTGACCCCGAGTGTATGGTGGCCCTGGTTGCCAGGCCTAACTCCATCGTAGGCTCGGTGGTGAATGGCACGCGTGCCGTGGAGTGGGCCATGAACAGGCTCCTGCAGCTTGGATATGACGTAAAGAACGTCTCCTCTGCTTCAGGCGCCTGCCCCATTGCTCCGCTGAAAAAGGATGACATGCAGTTCATAGGAGCGTCGTTTGATGGCATATCGTATTATGGCCTCGCATACCTTTACGTAAAGGCCCGTGACGATAGGTTCAGGGATGCCACTTCACAGACTTCAAAATCCTATGGAAGAGGATTTTTAGCGTTACTTAAGGAGTCGCAGGGTGACTATTCAAAGGTCGACCCTACTCTGTTTGCCCCCGCCCGGATCATGGTGAATGGCCTTCAGGACGGCTCGCTTGAGGCCTATGGCAAGCTTGACCCGGCCATGCTGCTGGGGTCTTATGGCCTCAAGAGCTGA
- a CDS encoding ParA family protein has protein sequence MVIKIALFNHKGGVSKTTTTFNLGWMLASKGKKVIIVDTDPQCNLTGLVLGYKSENEFETFYESGKDNLKVALSPAFDSKPYPIKAVDCISVNNQPNLFLLPGHIGISEYEVTLGMAQQFSGSIPTLKNLPGSMSFLFNETAKKYNADYMLIDMSPNLNSINQNLLMTSDYFIVPTTPDYFSVMALNSLAAILPRWHEWAIQAQQYKLFKDADYPFPTTIPKFLGVIIQRYRVLSGRPTKGFNEWIDEINDTIENKLIPVLKERNMILPDSMYEKQVQKKLYKIQKPERKYVISIIPEFNTLITNSQKVRTPIFALTSEQIGTTGPPLEKMLKKIDEFKKTFSNLSDKVEWMTTHAKCT, from the coding sequence ATGGTAATAAAAATAGCGCTTTTTAATCATAAAGGTGGTGTTAGTAAAACTACGACTACGTTTAATCTGGGATGGATGTTGGCATCTAAAGGTAAAAAAGTAATTATTGTTGACACTGATCCTCAGTGTAATTTAACTGGATTGGTTTTAGGATATAAAAGTGAAAATGAGTTTGAAACATTTTATGAAAGTGGTAAAGATAATTTAAAAGTTGCATTATCCCCTGCTTTTGATTCTAAACCATATCCTATAAAAGCTGTAGATTGTATTTCAGTAAATAATCAACCTAATTTATTTCTACTTCCAGGTCATATCGGTATATCTGAATATGAAGTTACATTAGGAATGGCTCAACAATTTTCTGGATCAATACCTACTTTAAAAAATTTGCCTGGATCAATGTCTTTCCTTTTTAATGAAACAGCAAAAAAGTATAATGCAGATTATATGTTAATAGATATGAGCCCAAATTTAAACTCTATTAATCAAAACTTATTAATGACAAGCGATTATTTTATTGTTCCAACCACACCGGATTACTTTTCTGTAATGGCATTAAATTCTTTAGCAGCTATACTTCCAAGGTGGCATGAATGGGCAATACAGGCCCAACAATATAAATTATTTAAAGATGCAGATTATCCATTTCCTACTACTATTCCCAAATTTCTTGGGGTTATAATACAAAGGTATAGAGTATTAAGTGGTAGACCAACAAAAGGCTTCAACGAGTGGATAGATGAAATAAATGACACAATTGAGAATAAGCTTATTCCTGTGTTAAAAGAGCGAAATATGATTTTACCTGATAGTATGTATGAAAAACAAGTACAAAAAAAATTATATAAAATTCAAAAACCAGAGCGCAAGTATGTTATTAGCATTATTCCAGAATTCAATACTCTTATTACTAATTCTCAAAAGGTACGAACACCAATATTTGCTTTAACTTCAGAACAGATTGGTACAACAGGTCCCCCATTAGAAAAAATGCTTAAAAAAATTGATGAATTTAAAAAGACATTTTCAAATTTATCAGATAAAGTTGAATGGATGACTACACATGCAAAGTGCACTTAA
- a CDS encoding DUF4411 family protein codes for MCGYQEQMHGNRERIPLVCRHYGIMCMPIVDMIKNEGWKF; via the coding sequence ATGTGTGGTTACCAGGAGCAGATGCATGGTAATAGGGAGAGAATACCTTTAGTGTGTAGGCATTATGGAATTATGTGTATGCCAATAGTGGATATGATTAAAAATGAAGGATGGAAATTTTGA